The genomic window CGAACCTGTTGGTTTAGGTGCCATGTCGGACTCGCTCGTCCATTAGAATCtggttgttttttttaatgaatgttACTGCCACGTATGACCCATCGAACGATTAATAAAAGTTGTGTTACTGATAATGTGAAGATCTGGTGCGTATAATTGAAATGTTTGTTTAGGTTACTTATTTATTCTAAAGAAAGGGCCCACTAGTCTAGTCCATTCTCaaattaacaaatataaaatgccttttttgcttttttaaaaaaaaaaaaattaaattcattaagaAACAGTGAAAGGGCCAAACGTGGAAccgaaattaaatatttgaccGGTGGAACTATATTTCGTGATGCCTTGTGATGGTGGTGTTTCATAAAAAAAGGTTTTGATGCACacgtaaaaatatttaataaagagaaaaatttgtgaatttttttaactatttaaaagttgaatgtatgattTTAAGATTAACAATgtctttatttgattttttttaacactttttcATATAACTTACGATAATAAGATCGGGTTTAAATTGTcgtttaagacaaaaaaaatctttgaatttaaGAATATTTAAAATAGTAGAAATATTcttgtcataaaaaaaataaagatagaaatatttatatttgtCTTTTCAAATACAGATTTAAAATCTGTGACCTGAGAATTGTccttttttttagtcaaaagaaTTGTCTTTGTCTAATATGTACGAGtcatataattttttaccatatacaaatttattttgactATTGAATCGATAAATCTTATTATGGAGTAGTGTTCTCGTAATCTCGTGAGCTTAACTTAATTGGTAAGTTCATTGCACTATGTACAGGAGCCCGAGTTTGAACCAAAAATACTTCACTTATTGACCTTTAATGTGATTTTTCTAACCACTAAATAacttgacaaatttttttttattacggagtagttattaattaataaagcaTATAAAATCTTATTTGATTTAATGATCAATTTATTAATATCGGtgactttttaggttcattgaataatcaaatgtattttattaattatataattttattttatatgaatgaATTGTTTGATAGAGATAATATTTGAAAGTTGTGATGTGTTGTTGTTTCACCAAAGTCCACAGCAACTGGGAATAGCCGGTGACCTGTTGATGTcccttttatatttcaatctcatagAGTAAGCATATAGTATTAAATTATGTCAAAGTATTCAAAGGATTAACATATCTATACGCATTGAATGagtataatattaaaaataaataaaaagatagtGTACCGAATTGGCAGGTCATAAAATGGAAGGTGTAAGACAACGAGGGAGGTGGGACACGTGTATTAAACGCGCTGAAAAAGGTTAAAAGGGGCTTCGCGTGAGTGGTGGAACGAACGGTTAAGATATTGCCAAGATGGCAAAAACCAATAAAATCCATTAGATTATGTTCACAAAAGCAATGGCTAAGATCGTAACAGGTGACGCGGTGTTGAATCATAACCGTCAAAGAGTAATTGGAGTGGGTTTGGCAGAGAGTGAAATAGAGGAAATGTGTTGAGATTGGAGCACAAAAAGAGGGCGAAGAGAAaggggaagagagagagagagagaaagttaGTGGTGTTATTATATGTGTATGTAGCTTAGCAATAGCAATAGCAGCGTGTGAAGAAGAGgaaaaggaaaggaaagaaaagaaaagataagCCATCCATCCCTAAGATCTCTCTGATATTTATTTAATTCTCAGAAGAATCATCAAATTCGTGGTTGGTTCTGGTGAGTGGTGAATGAATCTGTTTCCGTTGATTATGGTTCACGAAAGATAACAATAATATCAAATAAATCATTGAATCggtggaaaaaataaaaaaataatggacaGGATTAGAGAAGCTAGAAGAAACACTATGGCGGCGAATGGTTTAACAAGAAGAAGACACAGAACTAACAGTCTAAGAGACTCACCaggtttctttctttctttctttattgtTTACACAATTCTCTTTCAGATCTCGTTAACTACTAAAATTTCAGattctcactttttttttattttaatttataatattgtgTAGATGATGATGGAGCTATGGAGATGCAAGAGCCAACGAGGCTAAGAGATCGAGGGAGTGGGAAGAAAGATCGAGATCGAGAAAGGGAAAGGGAAAGAGATCGATTAGGAAGAAACAAGAGAAGAAGAGGTGATAGGTTGATGCACGGTGTAAGGGAAGATGGTGGGGAAGATACTTCAGAAGAGAGTATTaacgatgaagaagaagatgatgatgacgatgatCATCATCACGGAGGAGGAAACAACAATAACCACCACCACAACAACggtggtgttggtggtggtTCAGTTAGAATGCTTCCGTTGAATAATCCTTCGACACTTTCTTCGTCTTCATCTTTAACGAATCATCATCGGAAAAATTTCCCTCCGGGGAAAGTTTTTAGACCAACACCGCCGACGACGTGGAAAGCCGCTGATGAGATGATCGGAGTATCTATCCCTAGAAAAGCACGCTCaggtaaaaataataaatcaacgGAATCCGTGATTTACGGAACATTAATTACctcgtttttatttttatttttgttgtttctaaCGTTTTTTTGATGTGTTGTCAGCTTCAACTAAGAGGTCGCATGAATGTTGGGCTTCAAGCGGTGGTGGAATAGTGGCGGAGCAAAATCACCGCCAGCCTTCATCTTCACCGGTGAGAGCATCAGCAGCTCCACCTTCACCTTCATCTTCAAACGCTTCAATCAGAAAAAAGATAGTgagttttcttatttttttattgatttttctttcactttatcagtgttgttgtttttgatgGGTTATTGTAACAGTTGTTGTTTTGGTGTTGCAGAAAGCGAATGGTGGTGGTagtggtggtggaggaggaaCAAAATTTCGACCACCGAAATCTTCGTCAAAATCATCTTCATCAGTGCAAGATGAGATCGAGATAGAGATAGCTGAAGTATTGTACGGAATGATGAGACAACCACAAAGTCAAGTTCCACCTTCAAAGCAAGAAATGAACGATTCAATGAAGATGGATTCCCGAGAaaccaataataataaatctTCTGCTAGTGATACAAAGTCAAGAATTTCTTCACCGCCTCAAAATTCAAGTTCTTCCGCTACTCCAGTTTCTGCAACTGGTTTGTTCTTTATCATAATCTTAATTCTCAGTAATTTCCACTCCTTCACACtaattattgaaattgattttgttcTGTTTTGATGGTTTTGCAGCACCAAAGAGGAAAAGACCGAGACCTGTGAAGCATGAGGATGAAAATCCAGCAATTTTCAGTGTTAGGAGCAGCCCCGTTTCTTCGATTTCGAAGGCTGAGAGTGATCACCCTTCAAAGATTGAAACTTCTTCATCAAATTCAGATAAGAACAATCAAGGATCTGTACCTGAAAATTCGGCTAATTTGGCTCCAGTACAGGCTTCACCGGAGCCAGTTAAGCCAGACAGTAATACTTTGGTGGTGGATGGTGGTAAGGTTTTGATGGAGGAATCAGAGAAGCAGAAAGACGTTGGATTGAATAAAGAGGTGGTGGTACCTCCTGTGTCACCGAAGAAGGAATCTTCTGTGCTCCAAGCAGTAGATGATGTTCGTGAAGATGTGAAAGCGACTAAAGCGTGAGTAGCATCAACTTTTTCTactgtttcttttttcttttctttttgtttatcGTTTAGCTTTTTCATGAGTTTTGCTCTTATTAATCTAATCTGAATCTTGATCTaactttttatgattttttattttatttttggtttttgcAGGAATCCTCCAACAATATCCGAGAGTGAAAATCAGCTTAAAGAGAAATTTCAGATAGATCTGATGGTGCTTATTTTCTTCATCCATTTCTTCCATGTCACtttgattttgtgtttttttttttttgtttaaattaaaaatgttttttttttcctgttggATTTTCAGGCGCCACCTCCTTCTATGAGATCTTCTCCTGAAAGAGTTGTTGAGAATAATTCGTTAGTAGTTGAGGCTGAAAAGGCGAAGCTTGTCATGAAGGAGGATCAGAAATCACAGAGAATGAATAAGGATGATTTAGTGGTTGTGGAAACTGAGAAAGTAAAAGCAAAGGCAGAAGAAAATGAATCCCAGAAAGCTGCTACTGTGCAGAAAGAAAGAGGAATTGACTTGCAGCTTGAGTTAGAGAAAACAGAGAGGGTAGATTCTAATGGCAATGGAAATCTTCTTAACAAGAAGCTACAACATCAGAATGTTCAGAGACATCATCATCAGttgcagcagcagcaacaacaacaaacaaacacagAGAAAAATGGTATGTTCAATTTTGAAGTTAAGATACTTGTTTGTTTTGGCTGATGATTTTGGTGCCTGATGAATTTTATCTCTTCTTCTCTTTCCAGTTCAATCCAATTCTTTGCCTATTCCAATGTCTGTTCCAAGCTGGCCTGGTGGCCTTCCTTCCATGGGGTACGTCCGTATTAACGATTGTgttaattgttgtttttgttatttgtaGTAGTTTTAGTCCAATGTGTTGATGTTGACTCTCTTCTCACTTTTCATTATATCAGATATATGACACCTCTACAAGGAGTTGTATCGATGGATGGAACAACTATGCCTTCTGCAGCAATACCGGTATAAATCCACCCttccaaatgattttttatgaTTTAGATCAATTTGAATTATTGGCTTTCTTGGTAATTAATccgaattttttattaattaatttttgcaGCCGCCCCATCTTCTTTTCAATCAGCCCAGGCCGAAAAAGTGTGCGACCCATTGCTACATTGCTCGGAATATATTGTATAATCAGCAAATTGCCAGGATGAATCCATTCTGGCCGGCGGCAGCAGCAGGCTCTGCTGCATCACTGTATGGTGCCAAGCCCGGTGGCAATCTTAGTGTTATACCCTCCACTGAATTGCATGGTGGTAATGTTCCTGGCCGGGCAACAAACTCTACTCAAGACAAAGGGCACAGCCTTGCCATGTTTCCAGGTCATATTGGGAAGGACAAGACTTCTCAACCTTCCAACGTGGATAATAATTCAAGAAAGCAAATTTTACTTCAGCAGACTTTACCCCCTGGAGCAGCACCTAACATATTggtatgttttgatttttgttcttattttttcaCCATTATACTTCtgttctctttttcttcttaaatTAATGATTCATGATTGTCACAAATTTCAGCATGGACCTACTTTCATCTTCCCCTTGAATCAGCAGCAAGCAGCAGCAGCTGCTGCAGCGGCATCTGTTCGACCCGGATCTGTGAAGTCTTTGCCAGTTACAAGCAATGGACCACCATCCTCAACATCTAATTCTGCTCAACCGAATACATCGGGTACTGGGGCTGCTGCTGCTCCTCCCCCAACCATGAGTTTCACCTATCCAAATATGCCTGGCAACGAAACTCAGTACATGGCCATTTTGCAGAACAATGCTTACCCGTTTCCGATACCAGCACATGTTGGTGGCCCACCTGGATATCGTGGAAATCCTACCCAAGCTTTTCCTTTCTTCAATGGATCTTTCTATTCTTCTCAAATGATAAATCCTTCACAGATTCAACCACAGCAACTTCCTGCTCAGTCACAGCAGAGCCAACAGGGTCATCCAAATGCCACTATTTCTACCGGATCCTCTTCCCAAAAGCATGCACAAAATCAGCAGCAAAAAGCTAATAATGTTAATGGATCCAATGGTGGTGGTAGTGGAAGCTTGCAAGGTTTTCCTGTCACCAAAAACCCACATCAGCAGCTGATTCTACAgcaacaacagcagcaacagCAGCAGAGGCAACAATTGCAAAGTCACCATACTTCTAATGCGGCTCGTCAAGTTGAGTCTGAAATGGGATGTGAAGATAGTCCATCCACTGCTGACAGTCGTCTCAATCGTGCTACCATGAATATATATGGCCAGAATTTTGCAATGCCGCCAATGCAGACACCGAACTTTACCTTGATGACAACTGCAATGAGTGGTGGTGGTTCTAATGGCAATCACAGTGAAAAGAAGCAACAACAACAGCATCCTGGTTCAAAGGCTGGAGGTGAAACTTCTCCGGCATTTGCCATGCCATTTGCATCAATCAACGGAGCAACTGGCCTTGACCTCTCATCAATTGCACATAATCATTCAATTATGCAGAACAATCATAACTATCATATAATGGCACAGGCACATGCACAAGCTGCTAGTGCTCACCTGAAGAAGAGTTACAATGCTGCTGAAGAAGGAAAACATGTAGTTAATTCATCTAATCTAGAAGAAGATAGAAAAGCCATATCTGGGAAAAATCCAGCTACAGTGGGGCAGTCCATTGCTTTTTCCAGGTCAGATGTGGGTGATGCCTCAATGTCATCGTTGGCAGGCAACAATGTCATTGATAATTCAGGCCGTAGTCTCAACCTTGGTTCTGCTTCTTCTCGGGCTTCTGTTTCTGTTATGCCTGCTGCCATCAACACCAATGCAGCTGGTTCTCAGCAACAAATGCAGCGAAATCAGCAGCAAATTCTTCAGCTTCAAAAGCAGAATCAATTTGCAGTTGCGGCAGCGGCCTCTTCTCGGAACAAGACACCATCAACAAGTAATGGCAGTATTTACTCTGATAATCTTCCTTCTACATCTTCAATATCCGCAAAGTATACCAATGCTGTATCTCCATTTCCTCAAAGCCTTGTTCAGAGCAGCAACACAGTTGTTACTCAGTCACCTCAGTGGAAGAATTCAGCAAGGACAGCAACTAACACTTCTATGTCACCTTCGACTATGGCTTCACCGCCTTCATTGTCGGTCAAAAACCCACCCCAGCAGCAGGCCCGTTCCCAGCAGGGCCACACACAAATATCTTTTGCAGCAAATCCTAAATCATCCGCACCACAAGTGCAGACTGCAAGCTCCACCCAGTCCCCATCTCCTCCAGTTATGGTTGGCTCACCAACAAATTCCTCGATGTCCAAAAACACTAGCAGCCCAAGGACAACACATTCAACGTCAACCAACAATAAGACTAGCCAAGCCAGTTCCCTATCCTCTCAGCAAGCCAAAAACTCTCCTACTATGCCAACCCGTAAATCCTCACCTGTTGGTGGAAGAAATGTACCATCAATCCTCAGTGGCCCTCAGATAACTCCCTCTTCAAACACTGGTAGTAAATCACAATTGTCACAGCAGCAACAAAAACAACAGCAGCAACAGCAACAACAAATATCAAAGCAGAACTTACAACAAGCCCAAATGTTCTTCTCAAATCCTTACATGCATCCCCAAGTCACACAATCCAATAGTCCTACCTCCACTGCCTCTCCTGTGACTGGGTATTATCCTCAACGGCGCGGCCCTGATCAAGTGCAACGGCAGGGCTCTGGTGGTACATCCTCTAATGGTGCTACTGCAAACAACAATTCAAAAGGCAGTACGTTGAATACACAGGGTCTTCTGCTTCCTTCCCAGTTCGCTGCAATGCAGCCTTCAGGGAACCACCATCAATTTGTTCCAGCTGGCTTCTATAATGTTCAACCGGTGCCCACAGCAGTTCAAGTAAAGCCAGCAGAGCAGAAACAACCCGCAGGTGAGTAGAATGATATCATGCCTTGGCTGCGCCCGTGTGCATGTGGTAAGCAAAGAAGTAACTGAATGAGATATAAATTTTGAAGTTGGTAAAGAAAAGATGGTATCTTCTGATGTGGGGCAAAGATGTTGATGCCGTTTTATGCCGTGTGCCTCGAGAACAAGATATGGAAGAAGCAAGCAAGATCGAGCTGACCATGGCCAACACAAGATGATTTTGGATTCCACAATTTTGGATGGGAAATCGACCAGAACTTTGATGTGCATGAGTTGTGTTTAGTAATTCATTTGTACACTTGTGTTTATAATCTGACAAGGTTGATCATTAAGTTAAGTCTAATCAAAATTCGATTGGTTTTTTAGAAGGATATAGTTAAGGGTCCTCCTAACTTTTTTAATTCTCCTATATAAACTTAATAGAATGCATGAGGTACCAGCAGGA from Trifolium pratense cultivar HEN17-A07 linkage group LG1, ARS_RC_1.1, whole genome shotgun sequence includes these protein-coding regions:
- the LOC123883052 gene encoding protein TIME FOR COFFEE isoform X1; translation: MAANGLTRRRHRTNSLRDSPDDDGAMEMQEPTRLRDRGSGKKDRDRERERERDRLGRNKRRRGDRLMHGVREDGGEDTSEESINDEEEDDDDDDHHHGGGNNNNHHHNNGGVGGGSVRMLPLNNPSTLSSSSSLTNHHRKNFPPGKVFRPTPPTTWKAADEMIGVSIPRKARSASTKRSHECWASSGGGIVAEQNHRQPSSSPVRASAAPPSPSSSNASIRKKIKANGGGSGGGGGTKFRPPKSSSKSSSSVQDEIEIEIAEVLYGMMRQPQSQVPPSKQEMNDSMKMDSRETNNNKSSASDTKSRISSPPQNSSSSATPVSATAPKRKRPRPVKHEDENPAIFSVRSSPVSSISKAESDHPSKIETSSSNSDKNNQGSVPENSANLAPVQASPEPVKPDSNTLVVDGGKVLMEESEKQKDVGLNKEVVVPPVSPKKESSVLQAVDDVREDVKATKANPPTISESENQLKEKFQIDLMAPPPSMRSSPERVVENNSLVVEAEKAKLVMKEDQKSQRMNKDDLVVVETEKVKAKAEENESQKAATVQKERGIDLQLELEKTERVDSNGNGNLLNKKLQHQNVQRHHHQLQQQQQQQTNTEKNVQSNSLPIPMSVPSWPGGLPSMGYMTPLQGVVSMDGTTMPSAAIPPPHLLFNQPRPKKCATHCYIARNILYNQQIARMNPFWPAAAAGSAASLYGAKPGGNLSVIPSTELHGGNVPGRATNSTQDKGHSLAMFPGHIGKDKTSQPSNVDNNSRKQILLQQTLPPGAAPNILHGPTFIFPLNQQQAAAAAAAASVRPGSVKSLPVTSNGPPSSTSNSAQPNTSGTGAAAAPPPTMSFTYPNMPGNETQYMAILQNNAYPFPIPAHVGGPPGYRGNPTQAFPFFNGSFYSSQMINPSQIQPQQLPAQSQQSQQGHPNATISTGSSSQKHAQNQQQKANNVNGSNGGGSGSLQGFPVTKNPHQQLILQQQQQQQQQRQQLQSHHTSNAARQVESEMGCEDSPSTADSRLNRATMNIYGQNFAMPPMQTPNFTLMTTAMSGGGSNGNHSEKKQQQQHPGSKAGGETSPAFAMPFASINGATGLDLSSIAHNHSIMQNNHNYHIMAQAHAQAASAHLKKSYNAAEEGKHVVNSSNLEEDRKAISGKNPATVGQSIAFSRSDVGDASMSSLAGNNVIDNSGRSLNLGSASSRASVSVMPAAINTNAAGSQQQMQRNQQQILQLQKQNQFAVAAAASSRNKTPSTSNGSIYSDNLPSTSSISAKYTNAVSPFPQSLVQSSNTVVTQSPQWKNSARTATNTSMSPSTMASPPSLSVKNPPQQQARSQQGHTQISFAANPKSSAPQVQTASSTQSPSPPVMVGSPTNSSMSKNTSSPRTTHSTSTNNKTSQASSLSSQQAKNSPTMPTRKSSPVGGRNVPSILSGPQITPSSNTGSKSQLSQQQQKQQQQQQQQISKQNLQQAQMFFSNPYMHPQVTQSNSPTSTASPVTGYYPQRRGPDQVQRQGSGGTSSNGATANNNSKGSTLNTQGLLLPSQFAAMQPSGNHHQFVPAGFYNVQPVPTAVQVKPAEQKQPAGE
- the LOC123883052 gene encoding protein TIME FOR COFFEE isoform X2; the encoded protein is MDRIREARRNTMAANGLTRRRHRTNSLRDSPDDDGAMEMQEPTRLRDRGSGKKDRDRERERERDRLGRNKRRRGDRLMHGVREDGGEDTSEESINDEEEDDDDDDHHHGGGNNNNHHHNNGGVGGGSVRMLPLNNPSTLSSSSSLTNHHRKNFPPGKVFRPTPPTTWKAADEMIGVSIPRKARSASTKRSHECWASSGGGIVAEQNHRQPSSSPVRASAAPPSPSSSNASIRKKIKANGGGSGGGGGTKFRPPKSSSKSSSSVQDEIEIEIAEVLYGMMRQPQSQVPPSKQEMNDSMKMDSRETNNNKSSASDTKSRISSPPQNSSSSATPVSATAPKRKRPRPVKHEDENPAIFSVRSSPVSSISKAESDHPSKIETSSSNSDKNNQGSVPENSANLAPVQASPEPVKPDSNTLVVDGGKVLMEESEKQKDVGLNKEVVVPPVSPKKESSVLQAVDDVREDVKATKANPPTISESENQLKEKFQIDLMAPPPSMRSSPERVVENNSLVVEAEKAKLVMKEDQKSQRMNKDDLVVVETEKVKAKAEENESQKAATVQKERGIDLQLELEKTERVDSNGNGNLLNKKLQHQNVQRHHHQLQQQQQQQTNTEKNVQSNSLPIPMSVPSWPGGLPSMGYMTPLQGVVSMDGTTMPSAAIPPPHLLFNQPRPKKCATHCYIARNILYNQQIARMNPFWPAAAAGSAASLYGAKPGGNLSVIPSTELHGGNVPGRATNSTQDKGHSLAMFPGHIGKDKTSQPSNVDNNSRKQILLQQTLPPGAAPNILHGPTFIFPLNQQQAAAAAAAASVRPGSVKSLPVTSNGPPSSTSNSAQPNTSGTGAAAAPPPTMSFTYPNMPGNETQYMAILQNNAYPFPIPAHVGGPPGYRGNPTQAFPFFNGSFYSSQMINPSQIQPQQLPAQSQQSQQGHPNATISTGSSSQKHAQNQQQKANNVNGSNGGGSGSLQGFPVTKNPHQQLILQQQQQQQQQRQQLQSHHTSNAARQVESEMGCEDSPSTADSRLNRATMNIYGQNFAMPPMQTPNFTLMTTAMSGGGSNGNHSEKKQQQQHPGSKAGGETSPAFAMPFASINGATGLDLSSIAHNHSIMQNNHNYHIMAQAHAQAASAHLKKSYNAAEEGKHVVNSSNLEEDRKAISGKNPATVGQSIAFSRSDVGDASMSSLAGNNVIDNSGRSLNLGSASSRASVSVMPAAINTNAAGSQQQMQRNQQQILQLQKQNQFAVAAAASSRNKTPSTSNGSIYSDNLPSTSSISAKYTNAVSPFPQSLVQSSNTVVTQSPQWKNSARTATNTSMSPSTMASPPSLSVKNPPQQQARSQQGHTQISFAANPKSSAPQVQTASSTQSPSPPVMVGSPTNSSMSKNTSSPRTTHSTSTNNKTSQASSLSSQQAKNSPTMPTRKSSPVGGRNVPSILSGPQITPSSNTGSKSQLSQQQQKQQQQQQQQISKQNLQQAQMFFSNPYMHPQVTQSNSPTSTASPVTGYYPQRRGPDQVQRQGSGGTSSNGATANNNSKGSTLNTQGLLLPSQFAAMQPSGNHHQFVPAGFYNVQPVPTAVQVKPAEQKQPAGE